The following are from one region of the Rhizobacter sp. AJA081-3 genome:
- a CDS encoding glycosyltransferase family 2 protein, translating to MNAWAVIVAYHPSGPALSLLAEKLLMDSVYVLVVDNTPDVKGPPYLLPAGCERLQLGRNTGIAAAQNLGIAFARQHGAEAIVFFDQDSVIVEGYVPALLRHLRPTVPGVVGPACFDLERGFEYPSFRLDDWGWAHKVFSRPGSGLQPVDMMISSGSATTVDTFDVAGTMDEDFFIDYVDLEWCIRCRRHGVPIHVAPDCTMTHSIGQCSVDVGPLKAFLHSPARSYYRVRNAFLLLRRRHVPRLFAIKEIAAALVHHLLVLPQSTSRAEHMRVYLSGISDGIRGISGPKI from the coding sequence ATGAATGCCTGGGCCGTGATTGTTGCCTATCACCCGTCGGGGCCTGCACTGTCCTTGTTGGCCGAGAAGCTATTGATGGACAGCGTCTATGTGCTGGTCGTTGACAACACACCGGACGTGAAGGGCCCCCCATATCTTCTGCCAGCGGGATGCGAGCGATTGCAGCTTGGACGGAACACAGGAATTGCGGCAGCGCAGAACCTTGGCATCGCCTTCGCACGGCAGCACGGTGCGGAAGCGATCGTGTTCTTTGATCAGGACAGCGTCATCGTCGAAGGCTACGTGCCAGCACTCCTGCGTCATCTGCGCCCGACGGTGCCTGGAGTCGTCGGGCCGGCATGTTTTGACCTTGAGCGCGGATTCGAGTACCCGTCCTTTCGTCTGGACGATTGGGGCTGGGCCCACAAGGTGTTCTCGCGTCCGGGCTCGGGGCTTCAGCCAGTGGACATGATGATCTCCTCGGGCTCAGCTACGACGGTAGATACCTTCGATGTTGCAGGCACGATGGATGAAGACTTCTTCATTGACTATGTCGATCTGGAGTGGTGCATCCGCTGCCGCAGACACGGCGTTCCCATCCACGTGGCCCCCGACTGCACCATGACGCATTCGATCGGTCAATGCTCGGTTGATGTCGGCCCGCTCAAGGCGTTCCTGCATAGTCCAGCGCGCTCCTACTATCGCGTGCGCAATGCTTTCCTCCTGCTTCGCCGTCGTCACGTCCCACGACTGTTTGCCATCAAAGAGATCGCCGCGGCCCTTGTCCATCACTTGCTCGTACTTCCACAGTCGACAAGCCGGGCAGAGCACATGCGCGTCTACCTTTCAGGCATCTCAGATGGTATTCGCGGGATTTCGGGCCCCAAGATCTAG
- a CDS encoding glycosyltransferase — translation MVKVAFWFDAPIEYSGGLNYIKNLLHALSLVNDGSVQPIVFFAADLPESVEQQFIQYAKVVRTKVLQRRTLPWLAHKVLYKAFHSMAVVNSLLKSHGIDIVSHAWFVYKGQPPFRIISWIPDFQYLHLPEMFPNLDSDSETEVNRQIIAQSQAVILSSKDAFEDFKRIAPPGHYERGAVLPFVSQPGSAAALASLSMDAIQGKYGFRGRYFLLPNQFWAHKNHMVVLKAVNELRHMGIEVQVLCTGNTKDYRLEGTPYVDNLRAYIAEHGLTEQVRILGMIDYSELLLLMRHAVAVINPSRFEGWSSSVEEAKSMGRPVVLSRIGVHIEQMPPRGHYFDPDDVPALAAILSQVWSADDGSANPEAERYAQQSLRERTLEFGRSYLGLLQAVAQRNQVGAVSQQ, via the coding sequence ATGGTCAAGGTAGCTTTCTGGTTCGACGCCCCAATCGAGTACAGCGGCGGACTCAACTACATCAAGAACCTTCTTCACGCGCTGTCACTGGTGAATGACGGGTCGGTTCAGCCCATTGTGTTCTTTGCTGCTGACTTGCCCGAATCCGTCGAGCAACAGTTCATCCAGTACGCGAAGGTTGTGAGAACCAAAGTGCTGCAGCGTCGAACTCTGCCGTGGCTGGCCCACAAAGTCTTGTACAAGGCTTTTCATTCGATGGCGGTAGTAAATTCGCTGCTGAAGTCGCACGGCATCGACATCGTGTCTCATGCTTGGTTCGTTTACAAGGGCCAGCCGCCTTTCAGGATTATTTCCTGGATTCCTGATTTTCAGTATTTGCATCTGCCGGAAATGTTTCCGAATCTCGATTCAGATTCAGAGACAGAAGTAAATCGTCAAATCATTGCTCAGAGCCAGGCGGTCATTCTTAGCAGCAAGGATGCCTTCGAGGACTTTAAGCGCATCGCGCCGCCCGGCCACTATGAACGCGGCGCAGTCCTGCCGTTTGTCTCACAGCCCGGCAGTGCCGCTGCCTTGGCCTCGCTCAGCATGGATGCGATTCAGGGCAAGTATGGCTTTCGCGGTCGTTACTTTCTCCTCCCGAACCAATTCTGGGCACACAAGAATCACATGGTGGTTCTCAAGGCGGTGAATGAACTTCGGCATATGGGCATTGAAGTACAAGTGCTCTGCACCGGAAATACGAAGGACTACCGACTCGAGGGCACGCCATATGTCGATAATCTTCGCGCCTACATTGCGGAGCATGGCCTGACAGAGCAAGTCAGGATCTTGGGGATGATCGATTACTCCGAGCTGCTGCTTCTCATGCGCCACGCCGTGGCAGTGATCAACCCTTCGCGGTTTGAAGGCTGGAGTTCCAGCGTCGAAGAGGCCAAAAGCATGGGGCGTCCAGTGGTGCTTTCACGCATCGGTGTACACATCGAACAGATGCCCCCCCGAGGACACTACTTCGATCCGGATGACGTGCCAGCGCTGGCGGCAATCTTGTCGCAAGTATGGTCCGCTGACGACGGCTCTGCGAACCCCGAAGCAGAGCGATATGCCCAGCAGTCTTTGCGTGAACGCACATTGGAATTCGGCCGCAGCTATCTGGGCCTACTTCAGGCGGTTGCACAGCGCAATCAAGTTGGCGCGGTCTCACAGCAATGA
- a CDS encoding NAD(P)-dependent oxidoreductase, which produces MNSTSMQRSVLVTGGAGFLGRAAARTFKARGWRVVGVGHGRLTPEEASAQGFDAWLTAEVSLAGLAALDEPFDVVAHCAGNGLVGHSLSQPLDAFRSTVQSTAELLEHLRLTASKAVLVYPSSAGVYGAADDRPLRESDRPNPVSPYGYHKKLAEDLLECQSRYFGLRVAVIRFFSIYGPGLAKQLLWDAAGKLCAGGARVDFWGTGDETRDWIHVNDAAAFMADLSAVSEPFTIVNGASGERVTVRTVLELLREALGADVQIGFNGTVRTGDPRFYHADMAQAGSLGLRARIPLAEGLQDYAHWFKSTWSR; this is translated from the coding sequence ATGAACTCGACGTCCATGCAGCGCAGCGTCCTCGTCACCGGTGGCGCCGGCTTCCTCGGCCGGGCCGCGGCACGCACTTTCAAGGCGCGCGGCTGGCGCGTCGTGGGCGTCGGCCATGGCCGCCTCACGCCGGAGGAGGCCTCCGCCCAGGGCTTTGACGCCTGGCTCACGGCCGAGGTCTCGCTGGCCGGCCTCGCAGCCCTGGACGAGCCCTTCGACGTCGTCGCGCACTGCGCCGGCAACGGCTTGGTGGGTCACTCGCTGAGCCAGCCGCTGGACGCGTTCCGCAGCACGGTTCAGAGCACCGCGGAGCTCCTCGAGCACCTGCGCCTGACGGCCTCGAAAGCGGTGTTGGTCTACCCCTCCAGCGCCGGCGTCTACGGCGCGGCCGACGACCGACCGCTGCGCGAGAGCGACCGGCCGAACCCGGTGTCGCCGTACGGCTACCACAAGAAGCTGGCCGAGGACCTGCTCGAGTGCCAGTCGCGGTACTTCGGCCTGAGGGTGGCGGTGATCCGCTTCTTCTCGATCTACGGCCCTGGCCTGGCCAAGCAGTTGTTATGGGACGCGGCGGGCAAACTCTGCGCTGGCGGAGCACGGGTCGACTTCTGGGGCACCGGCGACGAAACGCGCGACTGGATACACGTGAATGATGCGGCTGCGTTCATGGCCGACCTGTCAGCTGTCAGCGAACCCTTCACAATCGTCAACGGGGCGTCCGGAGAACGGGTGACGGTACGCACAGTATTGGAGTTGCTGAGAGAAGCGCTAGGCGCCGATGTGCAGATCGGCTTCAACGGCACGGTGCGAACCGGCGACCCACGCTTCTATCATGCCGATATGGCGCAGGCTGGCAGCCTGGGGCTACGCGCGAGAATTCCGCTCGCGGAGGGCCTGCAGGATTACGCACACTGGTTCAAGTCGACATGGTCAAGGTAG
- a CDS encoding acyltransferase: MAGALFDLLAWIDRALTVGHTLAARGKFAAWGPGSRLGRRARLVSPGLCEVGAGVTLGEQAWLNAKDDRGDGKPTLRIGDGTYIGRLAHINAWRSVTIGRHVLIADRVFISDADHDHADPTRPILLQGDSFGGPVTLGDGCWIGIGAVILPGVSVGRNAVVAANAVVTRDVPEHTVVGGIPAKVIKPIRTEAETRAIEANP; the protein is encoded by the coding sequence ATGGCCGGCGCCCTCTTCGACCTGCTGGCGTGGATTGACCGTGCGCTGACGGTCGGCCACACGCTGGCCGCCCGTGGCAAGTTCGCCGCCTGGGGGCCGGGCTCGCGGCTGGGCCGCCGTGCCCGGCTCGTCTCGCCTGGGCTGTGCGAGGTCGGCGCCGGCGTCACGCTCGGCGAGCAGGCTTGGCTGAACGCCAAAGACGACCGCGGCGACGGCAAGCCTACGCTGCGCATAGGCGACGGCACCTACATCGGCCGCCTAGCCCACATCAACGCCTGGCGCAGCGTGACTATCGGCCGCCACGTGTTGATCGCAGACCGGGTATTCATCAGCGATGCCGACCACGACCACGCCGACCCGACGCGACCGATTCTGCTGCAGGGCGACTCCTTTGGCGGCCCGGTGACGCTGGGCGACGGCTGCTGGATCGGCATCGGTGCCGTTATTCTTCCCGGCGTAAGCGTGGGGCGCAATGCCGTCGTCGCCGCCAACGCCGTTGTCACCCGCGACGTGCCCGAGCACACCGTGGTCGGCGGCATCCCGGCCAAGGTGATCAAACCCATCCGAACAGAGGCAGAGACCCGTGCTATTGAAGCGAATCCGTAG
- a CDS encoding lipopolysaccharide biosynthesis protein, with protein MADIAVMAVGGFLLLPLYTRTLSQAEFGMYVAVRANTDILTYLLHFGLISAVARLYFDHRKQGRAHEYLSSVFSFYLALLAIAAVLLQFLGAPLWAQLSPTTPAWPYLGFSLALAAFGFPAALASLWLRMENRAFAMVALQLSAALVLAVAAAILLVVFDAGLPGLLSALLVSAACAAAALPWLFGRRFRLVIQRADIAETLRYALPILVGYLAYFVLNRLSTLILQRHVGVDQVAIYGLAQQLAMIVAIAGTSFGMALQPAIFAAEPGQVGAMLRRSGRILAILMFAVTAVLILFAGELFALVAPRSYGSGQQILLLLLLANFGNAFTLMSDTALLYHRRPKTSVAVSIVGALAATGLGLWLVPLLHLPGAALSLLGAFTVRMLISHWLAYRVTGYSALGTMAASFAVLGAIAAFAAWLPQQSLAAAAAVVAKLLVVALALGLATFAYRKSRPPPCAK; from the coding sequence ATGGCCGACATCGCCGTGATGGCGGTTGGCGGCTTTCTGCTGCTGCCGCTATACACACGCACGCTGTCTCAGGCCGAGTTCGGCATGTACGTCGCGGTGCGCGCCAACACCGACATCCTGACCTACCTGCTGCATTTTGGCTTGATCTCAGCGGTCGCCAGGCTCTACTTCGACCACCGCAAGCAGGGCCGGGCGCACGAGTACCTCAGTTCGGTGTTCAGCTTCTACCTCGCGCTGCTTGCGATTGCGGCCGTGCTGCTGCAATTCTTGGGCGCTCCGCTGTGGGCGCAACTGTCGCCGACAACCCCTGCCTGGCCCTACCTCGGCTTCAGCCTTGCGCTGGCCGCATTCGGCTTCCCGGCCGCGCTGGCCTCGCTGTGGCTGCGCATGGAGAACCGTGCCTTCGCGATGGTTGCTCTGCAGCTCAGCGCGGCGCTGGTGCTGGCGGTGGCGGCAGCCATCCTGCTCGTCGTGTTCGACGCCGGCCTGCCCGGCCTGCTGAGCGCGCTTCTGGTGAGCGCGGCCTGCGCGGCGGCCGCGCTGCCCTGGCTGTTCGGACGCCGCTTCCGGCTCGTGATCCAACGCGCCGACATCGCCGAGACGCTTCGCTATGCCTTGCCGATCCTGGTCGGCTACCTCGCCTACTTCGTGCTCAACCGGCTCAGCACGCTGATCCTGCAGCGCCACGTCGGCGTCGACCAAGTCGCGATCTACGGCCTGGCGCAGCAGCTGGCGATGATCGTCGCGATCGCCGGCACCTCGTTCGGCATGGCCTTGCAGCCGGCCATCTTCGCCGCCGAGCCAGGCCAGGTCGGGGCGATGCTGCGCCGGTCGGGGCGGATCCTAGCGATCCTGATGTTCGCGGTCACCGCCGTGCTGATCCTGTTCGCAGGCGAACTCTTCGCGTTGGTCGCGCCGAGGAGTTACGGCAGCGGGCAGCAGATCCTTCTGCTGCTTCTGCTAGCCAACTTCGGTAACGCGTTCACGCTGATGTCGGACACCGCGCTGCTCTACCACCGTCGGCCGAAGACTTCGGTCGCGGTGTCGATCGTCGGCGCGCTCGCCGCCACCGGCCTGGGCTTGTGGCTTGTGCCGCTGCTGCACTTGCCGGGAGCGGCGCTGTCGCTGCTTGGGGCGTTCACGGTCCGGATGCTGATCAGCCACTGGCTGGCGTACCGCGTCACCGGCTACTCGGCGCTGGGCACGATGGCGGCGTCCTTCGCGGTCCTCGGTGCGATTGCCGCGTTCGCCGCCTGGCTGCCGCAGCAGTCGCTCGCGGCGGCAGCCGCAGTCGTCGCCAAGCTACTTGTCGTCGCCCTGGCCCTGGGCCTGGCCACCTTTGCCTATCGAAAGTCTCGACCCCCGCCATGCGCGAAATGA
- the gmd gene encoding GDP-mannose 4,6-dehydratase: MNKVALITGITGQDGAYLAELLIGKGYIVHGVRRRASLFNTDRIDHLYQDPHEPNTRLFLHYGDMTDSSSLVRIIQQVQPDEIYNLAAQSHVHVSFEEPEYTANSDALGPLRILEAVRLLGLQKKTRFYQASTSEMYGEVRETPQTEATPFYPRSPYGVAKLYAHWITINYREAYGLFACNGILFNHESPIRGETFVTRKITRALARIKLGLQKCLYLGNLDARRDWGHAKDYVEAQWLMLQQAQPEDFVIATGVQYSVRDFVDAAAAELGITLRWEGQGVDEKAYWADPAAPAGARERAVVAVDPRYFRPAEVETLLGDASKARAKLGWVPKTSFAELVRAMVREDLASAERDELVKSHGYPTMNSHE; the protein is encoded by the coding sequence ATGAACAAGGTTGCACTCATCACCGGTATCACCGGCCAGGACGGCGCTTACCTCGCCGAGCTCTTGATCGGCAAGGGCTACATCGTGCATGGCGTGCGGCGCCGCGCGTCGCTGTTCAACACCGACCGCATCGACCACCTGTACCAGGATCCGCACGAGCCGAACACGCGGCTGTTTCTGCACTACGGCGACATGACCGACAGCTCCAGCCTGGTGCGCATCATCCAGCAGGTGCAGCCCGACGAGATCTACAACCTCGCCGCACAGTCGCACGTGCACGTGAGCTTCGAGGAGCCGGAGTACACCGCCAACTCAGACGCGCTCGGCCCGCTGCGCATCCTCGAGGCAGTGCGCCTGCTCGGCCTGCAGAAGAAGACCCGCTTCTACCAGGCCAGCACCTCCGAGATGTACGGTGAGGTGCGCGAGACACCGCAGACCGAGGCGACGCCGTTCTACCCGCGCAGCCCCTACGGCGTGGCCAAGCTCTATGCCCACTGGATCACGATCAACTACCGCGAGGCCTACGGGCTGTTCGCCTGCAATGGCATCCTGTTCAACCACGAGTCGCCGATCCGCGGCGAGACGTTCGTGACGCGAAAGATCACGCGCGCGCTGGCTCGCATCAAGCTTGGCCTGCAGAAGTGCCTGTACCTGGGCAACCTCGATGCCCGGCGCGACTGGGGCCACGCCAAGGACTACGTCGAGGCGCAGTGGCTGATGCTGCAGCAGGCGCAGCCCGAAGACTTCGTCATCGCCACCGGCGTGCAGTACAGCGTGCGCGACTTCGTCGACGCCGCCGCTGCCGAGCTCGGCATCACGTTGCGCTGGGAAGGCCAGGGCGTCGACGAGAAGGCCTACTGGGCCGATCCGGCCGCGCCGGCGGGCGCCCGCGAACGCGCGGTCGTCGCTGTCGACCCGCGCTACTTCCGTCCGGCAGAGGTTGAGACGCTGCTCGGCGACGCCAGCAAGGCGCGGGCCAAGCTCGGCTGGGTGCCGAAGACAAGCTTCGCCGAGCTCGTCCGCGCAATGGTCCGCGAGGACCTGGCGAGCGCCGAGCGCGACGAGCTGGTGAAGAGCCACGGCTACCCGACGATGAACAGCCACGAGTGA
- a CDS encoding cytidylyltransferase domain-containing protein, translating to MREAGGLLAVIPARGGSKRLPRKNLLPLGGRPLIAWTIDAARASGVFDAILVSTDDAEIAAVAREAGALVPWMRPAELATDTATSASVLQHALAWYEAGHGAAEAVVLLQPTSPFRRATSIAAAVASYRAQSGPALHAVVSVSPAAAHPAWCFRIEGEAMQPFLGWDPLRQRSQDLPPAYALNGAIYVLPPALLRSGAPLLQPGTRPFPMADAGEALDIDTEDDWQVALALADAVAAGPA from the coding sequence ATGCGTGAGGCGGGCGGGCTGCTGGCAGTCATCCCGGCGCGCGGCGGCAGCAAGCGCCTGCCGCGCAAGAACCTGCTGCCGCTGGGCGGCCGGCCGCTGATCGCGTGGACGATCGACGCCGCGCGAGCGAGTGGCGTGTTCGACGCCATCCTGGTCTCGACCGACGACGCAGAGATCGCCGCCGTCGCCCGCGAGGCCGGCGCCCTGGTGCCCTGGATGCGACCTGCCGAACTGGCCACCGACACCGCGACCAGCGCGTCGGTGCTGCAGCACGCACTGGCGTGGTACGAAGCCGGGCACGGCGCCGCTGAGGCAGTGGTGCTTCTGCAGCCGACCAGCCCGTTCCGCCGGGCGACATCGATCGCCGCCGCGGTGGCGAGCTACCGTGCGCAGTCGGGGCCAGCGCTGCACGCGGTAGTCAGCGTCAGCCCGGCGGCGGCGCACCCGGCCTGGTGCTTTCGAATCGAGGGCGAGGCAATGCAGCCCTTTCTCGGCTGGGACCCGCTGAGGCAGCGTTCGCAGGACCTACCGCCAGCCTACGCGCTCAACGGAGCGATCTACGTGCTTCCGCCGGCGCTTCTGCGCAGCGGCGCGCCGCTGCTGCAGCCCGGCACCCGCCCCTTCCCCATGGCCGACGCTGGCGAGGCGCTGGACATCGACACCGAGGACGACTGGCAGGTGGCGCTGGCGCTGGCCGACGCCGTGGCGGCTGGCCCCGCCTGA
- a CDS encoding nucleotidyltransferase family protein: MMNWQSVLVGSQLPLGEAIGILDRGGLRIALVVDAERRLLGTLTDGDVRRALLRQVPLGADVTQAMNAKPLTATQAWSRERMLALMEEHQLLHVPVLDDHGRVVDLETLHGLLHKRHKGNPVFLMAGGFGTRLQPLTDNCPKPMLRVGDKPILELIVENFVSAGFHQFFISTHYMAETIRDHFGDGSRWGAQIRYVHEEQPLGTAGALGLLPRDEIDQPLFMMNGDLLTNLNFDNLLKFHNEHASLATMCVREYEHRVPYGVVESDGRRVRSMVEKPVHRYFVNAGIYVVSPELARAVEPGTRIDMPTLLEQQMAAGREVQVFPIHEYWLDIGRMEDFQRAQFEVGGIFHA, translated from the coding sequence ATGATGAACTGGCAATCGGTGCTGGTCGGATCCCAGCTCCCGCTGGGCGAGGCGATCGGCATCCTCGACCGCGGCGGCCTGCGCATCGCGCTGGTCGTCGACGCCGAGCGACGTCTGCTGGGTACGCTGACCGACGGCGACGTGCGGCGCGCGTTGCTGCGCCAGGTGCCGCTCGGCGCCGATGTCACACAGGCTATGAACGCGAAGCCATTGACAGCGACGCAGGCCTGGAGCCGCGAGCGCATGCTGGCGTTGATGGAGGAGCACCAACTGCTGCACGTGCCGGTGCTCGACGATCATGGGCGCGTGGTCGATCTCGAGACGCTGCACGGCCTGCTGCACAAGCGCCACAAGGGCAATCCGGTGTTCCTGATGGCGGGCGGCTTCGGCACCCGGCTGCAGCCGCTGACCGACAACTGCCCGAAGCCGATGCTGCGCGTCGGCGACAAGCCGATCCTCGAGCTGATCGTCGAGAACTTCGTCTCTGCCGGCTTCCACCAGTTCTTCATCTCGACCCACTACATGGCCGAGACGATTCGCGACCACTTCGGCGACGGCAGCCGCTGGGGCGCACAGATTCGCTACGTGCACGAGGAGCAACCGCTGGGCACGGCCGGCGCGCTAGGCCTGTTGCCGCGCGACGAGATTGACCAGCCGCTGTTCATGATGAACGGCGATCTGCTCACCAACCTGAACTTCGACAACCTGCTGAAGTTCCACAACGAACACGCCAGCCTGGCGACCATGTGCGTGCGCGAGTACGAGCACCGCGTGCCCTACGGCGTGGTCGAGAGCGATGGCCGGCGTGTGCGCTCGATGGTCGAGAAGCCGGTGCACCGCTACTTCGTCAACGCCGGCATCTACGTCGTCTCGCCGGAGCTCGCGCGCGCAGTCGAGCCCGGGACACGGATCGACATGCCGACGCTGCTTGAGCAGCAGATGGCTGCCGGCCGCGAGGTCCAGGTCTTCCCGATCCACGAGTACTGGCTGGACATTGGCCGCATGGAGGACTTCCAGCGCGCCCAGTTCGAGGTCGGGGGAATCTTCCATGCGTGA
- a CDS encoding NeuD/PglB/VioB family sugar acetyltransferase, translated as MPRGPAILLGAGGHAKVVLALAQLLGWQVVGVSDPAIAAQGLLNWRGLPVLDDQRLAGMAPGSVELLNGVGQTTGGGVRQRLFDAFTLRGFRFPALVHPAAIVDPSARVADGVQVMAGAVIQADTQIGANSIVNTRAGIDHDATLGAHVHVAPGATLCGSVQLGDGAFVGAGATVVQGVRLGRGAFLAAGALLARDLPDAGRWPERSAARAAAS; from the coding sequence ATGCCCCGTGGGCCCGCGATCCTGCTCGGCGCCGGCGGCCACGCCAAGGTCGTGCTCGCACTGGCGCAGTTGCTCGGTTGGCAGGTGGTCGGCGTCAGCGACCCGGCGATCGCCGCGCAGGGCCTGCTCAACTGGCGCGGCCTGCCGGTGCTCGACGACCAGCGCCTCGCCGGCATGGCGCCGGGCTCGGTCGAGCTGCTCAATGGTGTCGGCCAGACCACCGGCGGCGGCGTGCGGCAGCGGCTGTTTGACGCCTTCACACTGCGCGGCTTCCGCTTTCCCGCGCTCGTGCACCCGGCGGCCATCGTCGACCCGAGCGCCCGCGTGGCCGATGGCGTGCAGGTCATGGCCGGCGCGGTGATCCAGGCCGACACGCAGATCGGCGCGAACTCGATCGTCAACACCCGCGCCGGAATCGACCACGACGCTACGCTGGGCGCCCATGTGCATGTAGCGCCCGGCGCTACCCTGTGCGGCAGCGTGCAGCTGGGCGACGGCGCCTTTGTCGGTGCCGGCGCGACCGTGGTGCAGGGCGTGCGGCTCGGCCGCGGCGCCTTCCTCGCCGCCGGCGCGCTGCTCGCGCGCGATCTTCCAGACGCGGGCCGCTGGCCCGAGCGCTCAGCGGCGCGGGCCGCCGCGAGCTAG